A section of the Bos indicus isolate NIAB-ARS_2022 breed Sahiwal x Tharparkar chromosome 26, NIAB-ARS_B.indTharparkar_mat_pri_1.0, whole genome shotgun sequence genome encodes:
- the PSD gene encoding PH and SEC7 domain-containing protein 1 isoform X1, producing the protein MAQGAMRFCSEGDCAISPPRCPRRWLPEGPVPQSPPASMYGSTGSLLRRVAGPGPRSRELGRVTAPCTPLRGPPSPRIAPSPWAPSSPTGQPPPGARSSVVIFRFVEKASVRPLNGLPAPGGLSRSWDLGGVSPPRPTPALGPGSHQKLRLEASTSDPLPAGGGSARPGTQGLLQGPPTQPQVGADGLYSSLPNGLGGPSEHLATLFRGPADTGLLNQGDIWSSPREVSSHAQRIARAKWEFFYGSLDPPSSGAKPPEQAPPSPPGVGSGQGSGVAVGRAAKYSETDLDTVPLRCYRETDIDEVLTEREEADSAIESQPSSEGLPGTARPPAPRPGPCLGPHPSLGSGNEDEDEAGGEEDVDDEVFEASEGARPGTRMPHSGPLKSPLPFLPGTSPSADGPDSFSCVFEAILESHRAKGTSYTSLASLEALASPGPTQSPFFTFELPPQPPAPRPDPPAPAPLAPLEPDSGTSSAADGPWTQRGEEEEAEAGAKQAPGRDPPSPCHSEDSFGLGAAPLGSEPPLNQLVSDSDSELDSTERLALGSTDTLSNGQKADLEAAQRLAKRLYRLDGFRKADVARHLGKNNDFSKLVAGEYLKFFVFTGMTLDQALRVFLKELALMGETQERERVLAHFSQRYFQCNPGALSSEDGAHTLTCALMLLNTDLHGHNIGKRMTCGDFIGNLEGLNEGGDFPRELLKALYSSIKNEKLQWAIDEEELRRSLSELADPNPKVIKRVSGGSGSGSSPFLDLTPEPGAAVYKHGALVRKVHADPDCRKSMWPAPRGKRGWKNFHGILKGMILYLQKEEYQPGKALSEAELKNAISIHHALATRASDYSKRPHVFYLRTADWRVFLFQAPSLEQMQSWITRINVVAAMFSAPPFPAAVSSQKKFSRPLLPSAATRLSQEEQVRTHEAKLKAMASELREHRATQLTKKARGKEAEEQRQKEAYLEFEKSRYGTYAALLRVKLKAGSEELDAVEAAVAQAGGTEDGLPPPHSSPSLPANTSSQPRAQCSDSEARAGAGSGRWKP; encoded by the exons AGGGTGCCATGCGCTTCTGCTCGGAAGGCGACTGTGCCATCTCCCCACCACGATGCCCACGCCGCTGGCTCCCCGAAGGCCCAGTGCCCCAGAGCCCCCCAGCCAGCATGTATGGCAGCACAGGCTCCTTACTCCGGCGAGTGGCAGGTCCAGGTCCCCGAAGTCGGGAGCTTGGACGTGTGACAGCACCCTGTACACCTCTGCGTGGCCCCCCTTCACCCCGCATTGCTCCCTCACCTTGGGCACCCTCTTCACCCACTGGGCAGCCCCCACCAGGGGCCCGGAGCTCTGTGGTCATATTCCGCTTTGTGGAGAAGGCCAGTGTGAGGCCACTGAATGGGCTGCCAGCTCCTGGAGGCTTGAGTCGGAGCTGGGACCTGGGTGGGGTCTCTCCTCCCAGGCCCACCCCAGCCCTTGGGCCTGGCTCCCATCAAAAGTTGAGGCTAGAAGCATCCACATCAGACCCGCTACCAGCTGGAGGAGGCTCAGCTCGGCCTGGGACCCAGGGCCTTTTACAGGGGCCACCAACTCAACCGCAGGTTGGAGCAGATGGTCTTTACTCCTCTCTCCCCAATGGGCTGGGGGGACCCTCTGAGCACCTGGCCACATTATTCCGAGGACCTGCTGACACTGGACTCCTGAACCAG GGGGACATCTGGTCCTCACCACGAGAAGTCTCCTCTCATGCCCAGAGAATCGCTCGAGCCAAATGGGAATTCTTCTATGGCTCTTTGGATCCCCCCAGCTCAG GTGCTAAGCCCCCAGAGCAGGCCCCCCCATCTCCACCTGGGGTGGGCTCAGGGCAGGGCTCTGGGGTGGCTGTGGGGCGAGCAGCCAAGTACTCCGAGACGGACCTGGACACAGTGCCCCTGAGGTGCTACCGCGAGACCGACATCGATGAGGTGCTGACTGAGCGGGAAGAGGCTGACTCGGCCATCGAGAGTCAGCCCAGCTCTGAGGGCCTGCCTGGCACTGCCCGCCCACCTGCCCCACGTCCTGGCCCATGCCTTGGCCCTCACCCCAGCCTGGGCAGTGGCAATGAGGACGAGGATGAGGCAGGTGGGGAAGAGGATGTGGACGACGAAGTGTTTGAGGCCTCAGAAGGGGCCCG GCCAGGTACCCGAATGCCTCACTCCGGGCCTCTCAAGTCACCTCTGCCCTTTCTACCTGGGACCAGCCCCTCGGCTGATGGGCCTGACTCTTTCAGTTGTGTGTTTGAAGCCATCTTGGAGTCACACCGGGCCAAGGGCACCTCCTACACCAGCCTCGCCTCGCTGGAGGCCCTGGCCTCACCTGGCCCGACCCAGAGCCCCTTTTTCACCTTTGAGCTGCCTCCCCAACCCCCTGCCCCAAGGCCTGATCCGCCTGCTCCTGCCCCACTTGCTCCTCTTGAACCGGATTCTGGTACCAGCTCTGCTGCTGATGGGCCTTGGAcacagagaggggaggaagaggaggcagaggctggagccaAGCAGGCCCCAGGGAGGGATCCCCCTAGTCCTTGCCACTCAGAAGACAGCTTCGGACTGGGGGCAGCACCCCTGGGCAG TGAACCACCCCTGAACCAACTGGTGTCTGATTCGGACTCAGAGCTGGACAGCACAGAGCGGCTGGCCCTGGGAAGCACTGACACCTTGTCCAATGGGCAGAAAGCAGACCTGGAGGCTGCACAGCGCCTCGCTAAGAGGCTGTACCGACTAGATGGCTTCAGGAAGGCGGATGTGGCCCGGCATCTGGGCAAGAA CAATGACTTCAGCAAACTTGTGGCTGGCGAGTACCTGAAGTTTTTTGTCTTCACGGGCATGACTCTGGACCAAGCTCTCAG ggtGTTTCTCAAGGAGCTGGCCTTAATGGGTGAGACCCAGGAACGGGAGCGTGTGCTGGCCCACTTCTCCCAGAGATACTTCCAGTGTAATCCTGGAGCCCTGTCCTCAGAGG ACGGTGCGCACACGCTGACCTGCGCCCTCATGCTACTCAATACGGATCTCCACGGCCAC AACATCGGGAAACGCATGACCTGCGGAGACTTCATCGGTAACCTGGAAGGCCTCAACGAAGGCGGCGACTTCCCCAGAGAGCTGCTCAAG GCCTTGTACAGCTCCATCAAGAATGAAAAGTTGCAGTGGGCCAT AGACGAGGAGGAGCTGAGACGGTCTCTGTCTGAGCTGGCCGACCCCAACCCCAAGGTCATCAAGAGGGTCAGTGGGGGCAGTGGCAGTGGCTCCAGCCCTTTCCTGGACCTGACTCCCGAGCCCGGGGCTGCAGTCTACAAGCACGGCGCCCTGGTGCGAAAGGTGCACGCGGACCCTGACTGCAGGAAGAGTATGTGGCCAG CACCTCGGGGCAAGCGCGGCTGGAAGAACTTCCACGGGATCCTCAAGGGCATGATCCTCTATCTGCAGAAG GAGGAGTACCAGCCTGGGAAAGCGCTGTCAGAGGCAGAGCTTAAGAACGCCATCAGCATCCACCACGCGCTGGCCACGCGGGCCAGTGACTACAGCAAGAGGCCGCATGTCTTCTACCTGCGCACTGCTGACTGGCGGGTCTTCCTCTTCCAGGCCCC GAGCCTGGAGCAGATGCAGTCCTGGATCACTCGCATCAATGTGGTGGCTGCCATGTTCTCCGCACCCCCATTCCCAGCTGCCGTCAGCTCCCAGAAGAAGTTCAGCCGCCCTCTGCTACCCAGCGCTGCCACCCGCCTCTCCCAG GAGGAGCAAGTGCGGACCCACGAGGCCAAGCTGAAGGCCATGGCAAGTGAGTTGCGGGAGCACCGGGCCACGCAACTGACCAAGAAGGCCCGGGGCAAGGAGGCTGAAGAGCAGCGGCAGAAGGAGGCGTATCTGGAGTTTGAG AAATCCCGCTACGGCACGTACGCAGCGCTGCTTCGGGTCAAGCTGAAGGCAGGCAGTGAGGAGCTGGATGCGGTGGAGGCAGCAGTGGCCCAGGCCGGCGGCACGGAGGATGGACTCCCCCCTCCTCACTCCAGTCCCTCCCTGCCGGCCAACACCTCCAGCCAGCCCCGGGCTCAGTGTTCCGACTCAGAGGCTCGGGCAGGGGCAGGCAGTGGGCGGTGGAAGCCgtga
- the PSD gene encoding PH and SEC7 domain-containing protein 1 isoform X2, producing MAQGAMRFCSEGDCAISPPRCPRRWLPEGPVPQSPPASMYGSTGSLLRRVAGPGPRSRELGRVTAPCTPLRGPPSPRIAPSPWAPSSPTGQPPPGARSSVVIFRFVEKASVRPLNGLPAPGGLSRSWDLGGVSPPRPTPALGPGSHQKLRLEASTSDPLPAGGGSARPGTQGLLQGPPTQPQVGADGLYSSLPNGLGGPSEHLATLFRGPADTGLLNQGDIWSSPREVSSHAQRIARAKWEFFYGSLDPPSSGAKPPEQAPPSPPGVGSGQGSGVAVGRAAKYSETDLDTVPLRCYRETDIDEVLTEREEADSAIESQPSSEGLPGTARPPAPRPGPCLGPHPSLGSGNEDEDEAGGEEDVDDEVFEASEGARPGTRMPHSGPLKSPLPFLPGTSPSADGPDSFSCVFEAILESHRAKGTSYTSLASLEALASPGPTQSPFFTFELPPQPPAPRPDPPAPAPLAPLEPDSGTSSAADGPWTQRGEEEEAEAGAKQAPGRDPPSPCHSEDSFGLGAAPLGSEPPLNQLVSDSDSELDSTERLALGSTDTLSNGQKADLEAAQRLAKRLYRLDGFRKADVARHLGKNNDFSKLVAGEYLKFFVFTGMTLDQALRVFLKELALMGETQERERVLAHFSQRYFQCNPGALSSEDGAHTLTCALMLLNTDLHGHNIGKRMTCGDFIGNLEGLNEGGDFPRELLKALYSSIKNEKLQWAIDEEELRRSLSELADPNPKVIKRVSGGSGSGSSPFLDLTPEPGAAVYKHGALVRKVHADPDCRKTPRGKRGWKNFHGILKGMILYLQKEEYQPGKALSEAELKNAISIHHALATRASDYSKRPHVFYLRTADWRVFLFQAPSLEQMQSWITRINVVAAMFSAPPFPAAVSSQKKFSRPLLPSAATRLSQEEQVRTHEAKLKAMASELREHRATQLTKKARGKEAEEQRQKEAYLEFEKSRYGTYAALLRVKLKAGSEELDAVEAAVAQAGGTEDGLPPPHSSPSLPANTSSQPRAQCSDSEARAGAGSGRWKP from the exons AGGGTGCCATGCGCTTCTGCTCGGAAGGCGACTGTGCCATCTCCCCACCACGATGCCCACGCCGCTGGCTCCCCGAAGGCCCAGTGCCCCAGAGCCCCCCAGCCAGCATGTATGGCAGCACAGGCTCCTTACTCCGGCGAGTGGCAGGTCCAGGTCCCCGAAGTCGGGAGCTTGGACGTGTGACAGCACCCTGTACACCTCTGCGTGGCCCCCCTTCACCCCGCATTGCTCCCTCACCTTGGGCACCCTCTTCACCCACTGGGCAGCCCCCACCAGGGGCCCGGAGCTCTGTGGTCATATTCCGCTTTGTGGAGAAGGCCAGTGTGAGGCCACTGAATGGGCTGCCAGCTCCTGGAGGCTTGAGTCGGAGCTGGGACCTGGGTGGGGTCTCTCCTCCCAGGCCCACCCCAGCCCTTGGGCCTGGCTCCCATCAAAAGTTGAGGCTAGAAGCATCCACATCAGACCCGCTACCAGCTGGAGGAGGCTCAGCTCGGCCTGGGACCCAGGGCCTTTTACAGGGGCCACCAACTCAACCGCAGGTTGGAGCAGATGGTCTTTACTCCTCTCTCCCCAATGGGCTGGGGGGACCCTCTGAGCACCTGGCCACATTATTCCGAGGACCTGCTGACACTGGACTCCTGAACCAG GGGGACATCTGGTCCTCACCACGAGAAGTCTCCTCTCATGCCCAGAGAATCGCTCGAGCCAAATGGGAATTCTTCTATGGCTCTTTGGATCCCCCCAGCTCAG GTGCTAAGCCCCCAGAGCAGGCCCCCCCATCTCCACCTGGGGTGGGCTCAGGGCAGGGCTCTGGGGTGGCTGTGGGGCGAGCAGCCAAGTACTCCGAGACGGACCTGGACACAGTGCCCCTGAGGTGCTACCGCGAGACCGACATCGATGAGGTGCTGACTGAGCGGGAAGAGGCTGACTCGGCCATCGAGAGTCAGCCCAGCTCTGAGGGCCTGCCTGGCACTGCCCGCCCACCTGCCCCACGTCCTGGCCCATGCCTTGGCCCTCACCCCAGCCTGGGCAGTGGCAATGAGGACGAGGATGAGGCAGGTGGGGAAGAGGATGTGGACGACGAAGTGTTTGAGGCCTCAGAAGGGGCCCG GCCAGGTACCCGAATGCCTCACTCCGGGCCTCTCAAGTCACCTCTGCCCTTTCTACCTGGGACCAGCCCCTCGGCTGATGGGCCTGACTCTTTCAGTTGTGTGTTTGAAGCCATCTTGGAGTCACACCGGGCCAAGGGCACCTCCTACACCAGCCTCGCCTCGCTGGAGGCCCTGGCCTCACCTGGCCCGACCCAGAGCCCCTTTTTCACCTTTGAGCTGCCTCCCCAACCCCCTGCCCCAAGGCCTGATCCGCCTGCTCCTGCCCCACTTGCTCCTCTTGAACCGGATTCTGGTACCAGCTCTGCTGCTGATGGGCCTTGGAcacagagaggggaggaagaggaggcagaggctggagccaAGCAGGCCCCAGGGAGGGATCCCCCTAGTCCTTGCCACTCAGAAGACAGCTTCGGACTGGGGGCAGCACCCCTGGGCAG TGAACCACCCCTGAACCAACTGGTGTCTGATTCGGACTCAGAGCTGGACAGCACAGAGCGGCTGGCCCTGGGAAGCACTGACACCTTGTCCAATGGGCAGAAAGCAGACCTGGAGGCTGCACAGCGCCTCGCTAAGAGGCTGTACCGACTAGATGGCTTCAGGAAGGCGGATGTGGCCCGGCATCTGGGCAAGAA CAATGACTTCAGCAAACTTGTGGCTGGCGAGTACCTGAAGTTTTTTGTCTTCACGGGCATGACTCTGGACCAAGCTCTCAG ggtGTTTCTCAAGGAGCTGGCCTTAATGGGTGAGACCCAGGAACGGGAGCGTGTGCTGGCCCACTTCTCCCAGAGATACTTCCAGTGTAATCCTGGAGCCCTGTCCTCAGAGG ACGGTGCGCACACGCTGACCTGCGCCCTCATGCTACTCAATACGGATCTCCACGGCCAC AACATCGGGAAACGCATGACCTGCGGAGACTTCATCGGTAACCTGGAAGGCCTCAACGAAGGCGGCGACTTCCCCAGAGAGCTGCTCAAG GCCTTGTACAGCTCCATCAAGAATGAAAAGTTGCAGTGGGCCAT AGACGAGGAGGAGCTGAGACGGTCTCTGTCTGAGCTGGCCGACCCCAACCCCAAGGTCATCAAGAGGGTCAGTGGGGGCAGTGGCAGTGGCTCCAGCCCTTTCCTGGACCTGACTCCCGAGCCCGGGGCTGCAGTCTACAAGCACGGCGCCCTGGTGCGAAAGGTGCACGCGGACCCTGACTGCAGGAAGA CACCTCGGGGCAAGCGCGGCTGGAAGAACTTCCACGGGATCCTCAAGGGCATGATCCTCTATCTGCAGAAG GAGGAGTACCAGCCTGGGAAAGCGCTGTCAGAGGCAGAGCTTAAGAACGCCATCAGCATCCACCACGCGCTGGCCACGCGGGCCAGTGACTACAGCAAGAGGCCGCATGTCTTCTACCTGCGCACTGCTGACTGGCGGGTCTTCCTCTTCCAGGCCCC GAGCCTGGAGCAGATGCAGTCCTGGATCACTCGCATCAATGTGGTGGCTGCCATGTTCTCCGCACCCCCATTCCCAGCTGCCGTCAGCTCCCAGAAGAAGTTCAGCCGCCCTCTGCTACCCAGCGCTGCCACCCGCCTCTCCCAG GAGGAGCAAGTGCGGACCCACGAGGCCAAGCTGAAGGCCATGGCAAGTGAGTTGCGGGAGCACCGGGCCACGCAACTGACCAAGAAGGCCCGGGGCAAGGAGGCTGAAGAGCAGCGGCAGAAGGAGGCGTATCTGGAGTTTGAG AAATCCCGCTACGGCACGTACGCAGCGCTGCTTCGGGTCAAGCTGAAGGCAGGCAGTGAGGAGCTGGATGCGGTGGAGGCAGCAGTGGCCCAGGCCGGCGGCACGGAGGATGGACTCCCCCCTCCTCACTCCAGTCCCTCCCTGCCGGCCAACACCTCCAGCCAGCCCCGGGCTCAGTGTTCCGACTCAGAGGCTCGGGCAGGGGCAGGCAGTGGGCGGTGGAAGCCgtga